The DNA window CTAAAAAGTTTAATTCCTTGTACAATTAAAACAGTAAGTTTGGGGAGGAACGCGCATGGAGACTGAAGTGAAGAAGAAAAATGAAATGTGGGAATGGTCCAAAGCTCTGTTGATCGCCTTCGGTTTGGCAGCAATTATCCGTTTCTTTTTATTCACACCGATTGTAGTAGATGGAGAGTCAATGATGCCGACTTTAGAGCACGGAGATCGCATGATTGTCAACAAGATTGGTTATTCAGTTGGGGAACCTGACCGTTTCGATATTATCGTTTTTCATGCCCCTGAACAAAAAGATTATATTAAGCGTATAATCGGTTTGCCAGGTGATCACATTGCCTATGAAGATGACCAATTATATATAAATGGAGAAGCAGTAGAAGAACCTTATCTAGACATTTATAAGCAAGGAATTACCGGTACACTGACAGAAGATTTTGTCTTAGAAGATGTTACCGAAGGACAAAGTACCATACCTGAAGGATCTATCTTTGTGATGGGGGATAATCGCCGTGCAAGCAAAGATAGCCGCCATATTGGATTGGTCTCGACCGATGAAGTGATCGGGGACACGAATTTTGTTTTCTGGCCATTGGCTGAAGCGGGAATTGTAAAATAAGGAGTGGTTTTATGACGATACAATGGTTTCCTGGACACATGGCGAAAGCGCGAAGACAAGTTACTGAAAAACTAAAGTTAGTGGATATTATTTTCGAACTTGTGGATGCCAGATTGCCTTTATCTTCACGAAATCCAATGATCGATCAAGTGATTCAGCAAAAACCACGTCTTATTATCTTGAACAAAATGGACATGGCCGATGAAGTTGAAACGAAAAAATGGATTCGTTATTTCGAAGATCAAGGTACTCGTGCAGTTGCCATCAACTCGCTTGAAGGCAGAGGGTTGCAATTAGTTACGAAAGCATCAAAAGAAATACTTGAAGAAAAATGGGATCGGATGATTTCAAAAGGTATTAAGCCTCGTGCCATTCGAGCGATGATTGTTGGAATTCCAAATGTCGGTAAATCGACACTCATCAACCGTTTATCGAAAAAAAGCTTAGCGAAAACTGGAAATATGCCAGGTGTTACGAAAGCTCAGCAGTGGATTAAAGTCGGGAAAGAAATTGAACTATTGGATACACCGGGTATTTTATGGCCGAAGTTTGAAGATCCTGAGACTGGATTGAAACTGGCCGTTACGGGAGCAATCAAAGATTCAGTTATTCAAATGCAGGAACTGGCTATTTATTCTCTGAAATTTCTAGCAGAACGCTATCCAGAACGCATGATGGAGCGTTACGGAATTGACCATGTGGATGAAGAAATCGTCAATACCTTTGATCATATCGGAAAAAAGCGTCGTTGTTTAGATCAGCATGGCGAA is part of the Planococcus kocurii genome and encodes:
- the lepB gene encoding signal peptidase I, with amino-acid sequence METEVKKKNEMWEWSKALLIAFGLAAIIRFFLFTPIVVDGESMMPTLEHGDRMIVNKIGYSVGEPDRFDIIVFHAPEQKDYIKRIIGLPGDHIAYEDDQLYINGEAVEEPYLDIYKQGITGTLTEDFVLEDVTEGQSTIPEGSIFVMGDNRRASKDSRHIGLVSTDEVIGDTNFVFWPLAEAGIVK
- the ylqF gene encoding ribosome biogenesis GTPase YlqF; the protein is MTIQWFPGHMAKARRQVTEKLKLVDIIFELVDARLPLSSRNPMIDQVIQQKPRLIILNKMDMADEVETKKWIRYFEDQGTRAVAINSLEGRGLQLVTKASKEILEEKWDRMISKGIKPRAIRAMIVGIPNVGKSTLINRLSKKSLAKTGNMPGVTKAQQWIKVGKEIELLDTPGILWPKFEDPETGLKLAVTGAIKDSVIQMQELAIYSLKFLAERYPERMMERYGIDHVDEEIVNTFDHIGKKRRCLDQHGEIDYETTAEIIVRDIRNQHLGKVTFDYRDEMIEEE